In the Nicotiana tabacum cultivar K326 chromosome 16, ASM71507v2, whole genome shotgun sequence genome, one interval contains:
- the LOC107767161 gene encoding uncharacterized protein LOC107767161 isoform X1 — protein MYRPVPNTTRGGVPTDSGDPVVTLDQVPCWSNAEFRYSYENEDPSNSYFPDPLASASGSEGNASGMVSKFPLDHEINSKIYLWRGDPWSLEVDAVINSTNENLDEAHSSPGLHAAAGPGLAEECATLGGCRTGMAKVTNAYDLPARRVIHTVGPKYAVKYHTAAENALSHCYRSCLELLVENGLKSIAMGCIYTEAKNYPREPAAHVAIRTVRRFIEKQKDKIEAVVFCTTTSLDTEIYKRLLPLYFPRDKHEEEVALLKLPADVGDENGETTIDERKIRIKPLPNAKKSRPRVPQASVDLSVSNVGLTRSSSYLDAFLDPAFMSLIKDPDQRRREQWEKTSQAQTSWNLFKMLGYGDVAGPPLSPAEEYSLHSRYLAKANTLNLSEIAEMKIVYRGGVDSEGRPVMVVVGAHFLLRCLDLERFILHVVKEFEPLIQKPYSIVYFHSAATLQIQPDLGLMKRIQQILGRKHQRNLHAIYVLHPTFGLKSAIVALQLFVDYVVWKKVVYVDRLLQLFRYVPREQLTIPDFVFQHDLEVNGGKGLIVDPRTKYVYQRP, from the exons ATGTATCGGCCTGTGCCTAATACTACTCGAGGCGGAGTACCTACAGATAGTGGAGATCCTGTGGTTACACTGGACCAAGTTCCATGTTGGAGTAATGCTGAATTTAGATACTCATATGAGAATGAAGATCCTTCTAATTCATACTTCCCGGATCCTTTGGCATCTGCCTCTGGGTCTGAGGGCAATGCAAGTGGCATGGTTTCCAAGTTTCCCCTGGATCATGAGATTAACTCCAAGATATACCTGTGGAGAGGAGACCCCTGGAGTCTCGAGGTAGATGCTGTCATTAACTCTACTAATGAG AACTTAGATGAAGCACACAGCAGCCCTGGATTGCATGCTGCAGCTGGACCTGGTCTTGCAGAAGAATGTGCCACACTG GGAGGCTGCCGAACTGGAATGGCAAAAGTTACAAATGCTTATGATCTTCCTGCTAG GAGGGTCATACACACTGTTGGTCCCAAATATGCTGTAAAATATCATACTGCTGCAGAGAATGCTCTAAGCCATTGCTATCGCTCTTGTCTCGAGCTTCTAGTAGAAAATGGGCTCAAGAG CATTGCTATGGGCTGTATATACACAGAAGCGAAAAATTACCCACGAGAACCAGCTGCTCATGTGGCAATAA GAACTGTACGGCGGTTCATTGAGAAACAGAAAGATAAAATAGAGGCAGTTGTTTTCTGTACAACTACATCATTGGATACAGAGATTTATAAAAG ATTGCTTCCGCTCTATTTTCCTCGGGATAAGCATGAAGAGGAAGTTGCCCTATTAAAACTTCCTGCAGATGTTGGGGATGAGAATGGGGAGACAACTATAGATGAACGCAAAATTAGAATAAAACCTTTACCGAATGCAAAAAAATCCAGACCAAGGGTTCCGCAGGCCTCTGTTGATCTTTCCGTCAGTAATGTTGGTTTGACCAG GAGCTCATCCTATTTGGATGCTTTTCTGGATCCTGCTTTTATGTCCTTGATCAAGGACCCTGATCAGCGACGGAGAGAACAATGGGAAAAGACTTCCCAGGCACAAACTAGTTGGAACTTGTTTAAAATGCTTGGATATGGTGATGTTGCGGGACCGCCTTTGTCACCAGCAGAAGAATACTCGCTTCATTCTAGATATCTTGCAAAAGCAAATACTCTGAACCTTTCAGAAATTGCAGAAATGAAAATTGT CTACCGAGGAGGGGTTGACAGTGAAGGTCGTCCAGTAATGGTCGTTGTGGGGGCACATTTCCTGCTAAGATGTCTTGATCTTGAGAGATTTATTCTCCATGTTGTAAAG GAGTTCGAGCCATTAATACAGAAGCCTTACTCTATTGTGTACTTCCATTCTGCTGCAACCTTACAGAT ACAACCAGATCTAGGATTGATGAAGAGAATACAACAAATACTCGGTCGCAAGCACCAGCGCAACCTTCAT GCGATATATGTTCTTCACCCTACTTTTGGACTGAAGAGTGCAATAGTTGCACTACAGCTCTTTGTGGATTATGTG GTATGGAAAAAAGTAGTGTATGTAGATCGTCTTCTGCAACTATTCCGCTATGTTCCTCGTGAACAGCTAACCATCCCAGATTTTGTATTCCA GCATGATTTGGAAGTAAATGGAGGGAAGGGCCTAATTGTGGATCCTAGAACTAAGTATGTTTATCAGAGACCATAG
- the LOC107767161 gene encoding uncharacterized protein LOC107767161 isoform X2 translates to MYRPVPNTTRGGVPTDSGDPVVTLDQVPCWSNAEFRYSYENEDPSNSYFPDPLASASGSEGNASGMVSKFPLDHEINSKIYLWRGDPWSLEVDAVINSTNENLDEAHSSPGLHAAAGPGLAEECATLGGCRTGMAKVTNAYDLPARRVIHTVGPKYAVKYHTAAENALSHCYRSCLELLVENGLKSIAMGCIYTEAKNYPREPAAHVAIRTVRRFIEKQKDKIEAVVFCTTTSLDTEIYKRLLPLYFPRDKHEEEVALLKLPADVGDENGETTIDERKIRIKPLPNAKKSRPRVPQASVDLSVSNVGLTSYRGGVDSEGRPVMVVVGAHFLLRCLDLERFILHVVKEFEPLIQKPYSIVYFHSAATLQIQPDLGLMKRIQQILGRKHQRNLHAIYVLHPTFGLKSAIVALQLFVDYVVWKKVVYVDRLLQLFRYVPREQLTIPDFVFQHDLEVNGGKGLIVDPRTKYVYQRP, encoded by the exons ATGTATCGGCCTGTGCCTAATACTACTCGAGGCGGAGTACCTACAGATAGTGGAGATCCTGTGGTTACACTGGACCAAGTTCCATGTTGGAGTAATGCTGAATTTAGATACTCATATGAGAATGAAGATCCTTCTAATTCATACTTCCCGGATCCTTTGGCATCTGCCTCTGGGTCTGAGGGCAATGCAAGTGGCATGGTTTCCAAGTTTCCCCTGGATCATGAGATTAACTCCAAGATATACCTGTGGAGAGGAGACCCCTGGAGTCTCGAGGTAGATGCTGTCATTAACTCTACTAATGAG AACTTAGATGAAGCACACAGCAGCCCTGGATTGCATGCTGCAGCTGGACCTGGTCTTGCAGAAGAATGTGCCACACTG GGAGGCTGCCGAACTGGAATGGCAAAAGTTACAAATGCTTATGATCTTCCTGCTAG GAGGGTCATACACACTGTTGGTCCCAAATATGCTGTAAAATATCATACTGCTGCAGAGAATGCTCTAAGCCATTGCTATCGCTCTTGTCTCGAGCTTCTAGTAGAAAATGGGCTCAAGAG CATTGCTATGGGCTGTATATACACAGAAGCGAAAAATTACCCACGAGAACCAGCTGCTCATGTGGCAATAA GAACTGTACGGCGGTTCATTGAGAAACAGAAAGATAAAATAGAGGCAGTTGTTTTCTGTACAACTACATCATTGGATACAGAGATTTATAAAAG ATTGCTTCCGCTCTATTTTCCTCGGGATAAGCATGAAGAGGAAGTTGCCCTATTAAAACTTCCTGCAGATGTTGGGGATGAGAATGGGGAGACAACTATAGATGAACGCAAAATTAGAATAAAACCTTTACCGAATGCAAAAAAATCCAGACCAAGGGTTCCGCAGGCCTCTGTTGATCTTTCCGTCAGTAATGTTGGTTTGACCAG CTACCGAGGAGGGGTTGACAGTGAAGGTCGTCCAGTAATGGTCGTTGTGGGGGCACATTTCCTGCTAAGATGTCTTGATCTTGAGAGATTTATTCTCCATGTTGTAAAG GAGTTCGAGCCATTAATACAGAAGCCTTACTCTATTGTGTACTTCCATTCTGCTGCAACCTTACAGAT ACAACCAGATCTAGGATTGATGAAGAGAATACAACAAATACTCGGTCGCAAGCACCAGCGCAACCTTCAT GCGATATATGTTCTTCACCCTACTTTTGGACTGAAGAGTGCAATAGTTGCACTACAGCTCTTTGTGGATTATGTG GTATGGAAAAAAGTAGTGTATGTAGATCGTCTTCTGCAACTATTCCGCTATGTTCCTCGTGAACAGCTAACCATCCCAGATTTTGTATTCCA GCATGATTTGGAAGTAAATGGAGGGAAGGGCCTAATTGTGGATCCTAGAACTAAGTATGTTTATCAGAGACCATAG